A portion of the Fusobacterium nucleatum genome contains these proteins:
- the uvrB gene encoding excinuclease ABC subunit UvrB: MENNLFKIHSDYKPTGDQPTAIDSIVKNIENGVKDQVLLGVTGSGKTFTIANVIERVQRPSLIIAPNKTLAAQLYSEYKKFFPENAVEYFVSYYDYYQPEAYIKTTDTYIEKDSSVNDEIDKLRNAATAALIHRRDVIIVASVSSIYGLGSPDTYRRMTIPIDKQTGISRKELMKRLIALRYDRNDVAFERGQFRIKGDVIDIYPSYMNNGYRLEYWGDDLEEISEINTLTGQKVKKNLERIVIYPATQYLTADDDKDRIIQEIKDDLKVEVKKFEDDKKLLEAQRLRQRTEYDLEMITEIGYCKGIENYSRYLAGKNPGDTPDTLFEYFPKDFLLFIDESHITVPQVRGMYNGDRARKESLVENGFRLKAALDNRPLRFEEFREKSNQTVFISATPGDFEVEVSDNHIAEQLIRPTGIVDPEIEIRPTKNQVDDLLDEIRKRAAKKERVLVTTLTKKIAEELTEYYIELGVKVKYMHSDIDTLERIEIIRALRKGEIDVIIGINLLREGLDIPEVSLVAIMEADKEGFLRSRRSLVQTIGRAARNVEGRVILYADIMTDSMKEAITETERRRKIQKEYNAYNHIDPKSIIKEIAEDLINLDYGIEEKKFENDKKVFRNKTDIEKEITKLEKKIKKLVEELDFEQAIILRDEMLKLKELLLEF, encoded by the coding sequence ATGGAAAATAATTTATTTAAAATACATTCAGACTATAAACCAACAGGGGATCAACCCACTGCAATAGATAGTATAGTGAAAAATATAGAAAATGGAGTTAAAGACCAAGTTCTATTGGGAGTAACAGGTTCTGGAAAGACATTTACAATAGCCAATGTTATTGAAAGAGTACAAAGGCCATCTTTAATTATTGCACCAAATAAGACTTTGGCAGCACAACTTTATTCAGAGTATAAAAAGTTTTTTCCAGAAAATGCAGTGGAATATTTTGTTTCATATTATGATTACTATCAACCAGAAGCCTATATAAAAACAACTGATACATATATAGAGAAAGATTCATCAGTAAATGATGAAATAGATAAACTTCGTAATGCGGCAACAGCAGCTTTAATACATAGAAGAGATGTTATTATTGTTGCTTCTGTATCATCTATTTATGGATTGGGATCTCCTGATACATATAGAAGAATGACAATACCAATAGATAAGCAAACAGGAATTTCAAGAAAGGAATTAATGAAAAGATTGATTGCTTTAAGATATGATAGAAATGATGTAGCCTTTGAAAGAGGACAATTTAGAATAAAGGGCGATGTAATAGATATTTACCCATCATATATGAATAATGGATATAGACTGGAATATTGGGGAGATGATTTAGAGGAAATCTCTGAAATAAATACTTTAACAGGGCAAAAAGTAAAAAAGAATTTAGAAAGAATAGTTATCTATCCTGCAACTCAATATCTAACAGCAGATGATGATAAAGATAGAATTATACAAGAAATTAAAGATGATTTAAAAGTTGAAGTAAAAAAGTTTGAAGATGATAAAAAACTTTTAGAAGCACAAAGGCTAAGACAAAGAACAGAATATGATTTAGAAATGATAACTGAGATTGGTTATTGTAAAGGTATAGAAAATTATTCAAGATATTTAGCTGGTAAAAATCCAGGAGATACACCAGACACCTTATTTGAATACTTTCCAAAAGATTTTTTGCTATTTATAGATGAATCACATATCACAGTACCACAAGTAAGGGGAATGTATAATGGAGATAGAGCAAGAAAAGAATCATTGGTTGAAAATGGTTTTAGACTAAAAGCAGCCTTAGATAACAGACCTTTAAGATTTGAAGAATTTAGAGAAAAATCTAATCAAACAGTTTTTATTTCAGCAACACCAGGAGATTTTGAAGTTGAAGTTTCTGATAATCATATAGCAGAACAACTTATAAGGCCAACAGGTATAGTTGACCCAGAAATTGAAATAAGACCTACTAAAAATCAAGTTGATGACTTATTAGATGAAATTAGGAAAAGAGCAGCTAAAAAAGAAAGAGTTTTGGTTACAACTCTTACAAAGAAAATAGCAGAAGAATTAACAGAATATTATATTGAACTAGGGGTAAAAGTAAAATATATGCACTCTGATATTGATACTTTGGAAAGAATTGAAATAATAAGGGCTTTAAGAAAAGGTGAAATTGATGTCATAATAGGAATTAACCTTTTAAGAGAAGGATTAGATATCCCAGAAGTTTCATTGGTAGCAATTATGGAAGCAGATAAGGAAGGCTTTTTAAGAAGTAGAAGGTCTTTGGTTCAAACAATAGGTAGAGCTGCAAGAAATGTTGAAGGTAGAGTAATTTTATATGCAGATATTATGACAGATTCTATGAAAGAAGCTATAACAGAAACTGAAAGAAGAAGAAAAATCCAAAAGGAATATAATGCCTATAATCATATAGACCCAAAGAGCATTATAAAAGAGATAGCAGAAGATTTAATTAATTTAGATTATGGTATTGAAGAAAAGAAATTTGAAAATGATAAAAAAGTTTTTAGAAACAAAACAGATATTGAAAAAGAAATAACTAAGCTTGAAAAGAAAATTAAAAAGCTTGTTGAAGAATTAGATTTTGAACAAGCAATAATTTTAAGAGATGAAATGTTAAAGTTAAAAGAATTATTATTGGAATTTTAG
- a CDS encoding ComEC/Rec2 family competence protein translates to MKKLFLLMILLVILMLRFSLSVRVTEIFQKEVYRMNLSLEDGKIKILKINNKYPLKNIYGKLGYKENGKYEGYFLVKSIKEYENVYFVELEDVKSTKIEDNFLEKYLQTLFNRAEEDYSYGTKNINRAILLGDNTRIKKDLKDKIRYIGLSHIFAMSGLHIALVIAIFYFIFKKTMKNKRLIEILLLVSITLYYLSVKESPSFTRAYIMAVVYLLGKLFYEKVDLGKTLFISAVVSIFINPTAIFSISFQLSYGAMIAIAYIFPYVRKINYKKFKILDYILFTTTIQIFLIPITVYYFNSVQFLSVISNLILLPLASFYITVNYIALFLENFYLSFLLKPIIEILYKILIYLIDFFAELPYLSVEYENKNLIYIYIVFLVIIVVYKNIKRKD, encoded by the coding sequence ATGAAAAAGTTATTCTTATTAATGATTTTATTAGTTATATTAATGCTTAGATTTTCATTATCAGTTAGAGTAACAGAAATTTTTCAAAAAGAAGTATACAGAATGAATTTAAGTCTTGAAGATGGAAAAATTAAGATTTTAAAAATTAATAATAAATATCCTTTAAAAAATATTTATGGAAAATTAGGATATAAAGAAAATGGGAAATATGAAGGATATTTTTTGGTAAAGTCTATTAAAGAATATGAAAATGTTTATTTTGTTGAGCTTGAAGATGTTAAATCTACAAAAATAGAAGATAATTTTTTAGAAAAATATCTTCAAACTCTTTTTAATCGAGCAGAAGAAGATTATTCTTATGGGACTAAAAATATAAATAGAGCAATTTTACTAGGAGATAACACTAGAATAAAAAAAGATTTAAAGGATAAAATTAGATATATAGGATTATCTCATATATTTGCTATGTCGGGACTACATATAGCTCTGGTTATTGCTATTTTTTATTTTATCTTTAAGAAAACTATGAAAAATAAAAGACTAATTGAAATTTTACTTTTAGTTTCAATTACTTTATATTATCTTTCAGTTAAAGAAAGTCCCTCATTTACAAGGGCATATATAATGGCAGTAGTTTATTTATTAGGAAAATTATTTTATGAAAAAGTTGATTTAGGAAAGACTTTATTTATCAGTGCAGTAGTGTCAATTTTCATTAATCCAACAGCTATTTTTTCTATATCTTTTCAACTTTCTTATGGAGCTATGATAGCAATAGCATATATTTTTCCTTATGTGAGAAAAATAAATTACAAAAAATTTAAAATTTTAGATTATATTCTATTTACAACAACTATTCAAATATTCTTAATACCTATAACAGTTTATTACTTTAATAGTGTACAATTTTTATCTGTGATATCAAATTTAATACTATTACCATTAGCAAGTTTCTATATTACAGTAAACTATATAGCATTATTTTTAGAAAATTTTTATCTATCATTTTTATTAAAACCTATTATTGAAATTCTTTATAAGATTTTAATTTATCTTATAGATTTCTTTGCAGAATTACCTTATTTATCAGTGGAATATGAAAATAAAAATTTGATATATATTTATATAGTTTTTTTAGTTATAATTGTGGTATATAAAAATATAAAAAGAAAAGATTAG
- the pdxA gene encoding 4-hydroxythreonine-4-phosphate dehydrogenase PdxA has product MRTKIAIPMGDPAGVGPEIVVKTAVSKEILDLCDLVVIGDKKVLEKATKICQVDLKIHTIKNIEEGKYEKGILNVIDLENVDMNTLEYGQVQGMCGKAAFEYIKKCVELAMEYKVDAIATTPINKESLRAGNVNYIGHTEILGDLSNSRDPLTMFEVDNMRVFFLTRHMSLRKACDAITKERVLEYIERCTKALKQLGVTGKMAVAGLNPHSGEHGLFGNEEVKEITPAIEEAQKLGYDVVGPIGADSVFHQALQGRYVAVLSLYHDQGHIATKTYDFERTIAITLDMPFLRTSVDHGTAFDIAGKGIVSAISMIEAVKLAAKYAPNFKNIK; this is encoded by the coding sequence ATGAGAACAAAAATAGCTATCCCTATGGGGGACCCAGCTGGTGTTGGACCTGAAATTGTTGTAAAAACAGCAGTTTCAAAAGAAATTTTAGATTTATGTGATTTAGTAGTGATTGGAGATAAAAAGGTTCTTGAAAAAGCAACAAAAATTTGTCAAGTTGACTTAAAAATTCACACTATAAAAAATATTGAAGAAGGAAAATATGAAAAAGGCATTTTAAATGTAATTGATTTAGAAAATGTAGATATGAATACCTTAGAATATGGACAAGTACAAGGAATGTGTGGAAAAGCTGCCTTTGAATATATAAAAAAATGTGTAGAACTAGCGATGGAATATAAAGTTGATGCTATTGCAACGACTCCAATTAACAAAGAGTCTTTAAGAGCTGGAAATGTTAATTATATAGGACATACTGAAATATTAGGAGATTTATCAAATTCTAGAGATCCTTTAACGATGTTTGAAGTGGATAATATGAGAGTTTTCTTTTTAACTCGTCATATGTCATTAAGAAAAGCTTGTGATGCTATTACAAAGGAAAGAGTTCTAGAATATATAGAAAGATGTACAAAGGCTTTAAAACAATTAGGAGTAACTGGAAAAATGGCAGTAGCTGGATTAAATCCACACTCTGGTGAACATGGACTTTTTGGAAATGAAGAAGTTAAAGAAATAACTCCTGCAATAGAGGAAGCTCAAAAATTAGGTTATGATGTAGTAGGACCTATTGGAGCAGATTCAGTTTTCCATCAAGCTCTACAAGGAAGATATGTGGCTGTTTTATCTCTATATCATGATCAAGGACATATTGCTACAAAAACTTATGATTTTGAAAGAACAATTGCTATAACATTGGATATGCCATTTTTAAGAACTTCCGTTGACCATGGAACTGCTTTTGATATAGCAGGAAAGGGAATTGTAAGCGCTATTAGCATGATAGAAGCTGTAAAATTAGCTGCAAAATATGCACCAAACTTTAAAAATATTAAATAA
- a CDS encoding four-carbon acid sugar kinase family protein, which produces MQKYIVIADDLTGSNATCSLFKKIGLRAASILKLQGDTNYDVDVISYSTASRGLDKEEAYKKVSEAIKILKNKDVLVYNKRIDSTLRGNIGTEINAMLDNLEDNRIAVVVPAYPDSGRIVVNKTMLVNGVLLENSDAGKDPKTPIKTSCVESLVQKDIKYSSTYFTLSDISQPIEEIAKKIQEAIKKSRVLIFDAVNNEDIIKISKVIIQSDINIITVDPGPFTLYYSKELQKKNHLEKKILMVIGSVTTTTKKQIEYILQEEDIFLVKMRVEDFFEEESCSKEIERVISFIKKGIESYDLFLVTTSPIGDEKKADLQKLAENLNTTVEEISKIIANTLTKTAVKILKETQKFEGIYSSGGDITIALLEKLKAIGVEIREEVIPLAAYGRIIGGDFPNLKLVSKGGMVGDEKTIKLCLHKIKNDI; this is translated from the coding sequence ATGCAAAAATATATTGTAATAGCTGATGATTTAACTGGTTCTAATGCTACTTGCTCATTATTTAAAAAAATCGGACTAAGGGCAGCTAGCATTTTAAAATTACAAGGTGACACAAATTATGATGTTGATGTTATCTCTTATTCTACTGCTAGTAGAGGTCTTGATAAAGAAGAAGCTTATAAAAAAGTTTCAGAAGCAATTAAAATCTTAAAAAATAAAGATGTCCTAGTTTACAACAAAAGAATTGATTCAACTTTAAGGGGTAATATAGGCACTGAAATCAATGCTATGTTAGATAATTTAGAAGATAATAGGATAGCTGTTGTTGTTCCAGCTTATCCTGATTCAGGAAGAATTGTAGTCAATAAAACTATGTTGGTAAATGGAGTTTTACTAGAAAATTCTGATGCTGGAAAAGACCCTAAAACTCCTATAAAAACATCTTGTGTTGAAAGCTTAGTACAGAAGGATATTAAATACTCATCAACATATTTTACTTTATCTGATATTTCACAACCTATAGAAGAAATTGCTAAAAAAATTCAAGAAGCTATAAAAAAATCAAGAGTTCTTATTTTTGATGCAGTGAATAATGAAGATATTATAAAAATATCAAAAGTAATAATTCAAAGTGATATCAATATTATAACAGTTGATCCAGGACCTTTCACTTTATATTATAGTAAAGAACTTCAAAAGAAGAATCATTTAGAAAAAAAAATATTAATGGTAATTGGAAGTGTGACAACAACTACTAAAAAACAAATTGAATATATTTTACAGGAAGAAGACATTTTTCTTGTAAAAATGAGAGTTGAAGATTTTTTTGAAGAAGAAAGTTGTTCAAAAGAAATTGAAAGAGTTATTTCATTTATAAAAAAAGGTATTGAAAGTTATGATTTATTTTTAGTTACAACAAGCCCAATTGGTGATGAGAAAAAAGCTGATTTACAAAAACTAGCTGAAAACTTAAATACAACTGTTGAGGAAATTTCTAAAATTATAGCTAATACTTTAACTAAAACTGCTGTAAAAATTTTAAAAGAAACACAAAAATTTGAAGGTATTTATAGTTCTGGTGGTGATATCACAATAGCACTTTTAGAAAAATTAAAAGCAATTGGAGTAGAAATTCGTGAAGAAGTCATACCTTTAGCAGCTTATGGAAGAATTATAGGTGGGGATTTTCCTAATTTAAAACTAGTAAGTAAAGGAGGTATGGTAGGTGATGAAAAAACAATAAAATTATGTTTACATAAAATAAAAAATGATATTTAA
- a CDS encoding GntP family permease codes for MEQQILIGLLVGIICLIFMIVKTKIHTFLALIVATIIVGIVGGIEYPQIIGSITKGFGGTLGSIGIIIGFGVMMGQLFEVSGAAKKMALCFLKIFGKGKEELAMAITGFLVSIPIFCDSGFVILTPLIKAISKETKKSIVSLGLALASGLVITHSLVPPTPGPVGVAGIFGVSVSSIILYGIIISIPMVLACLVFAKYAGNKIWQIPTSNGKWTRDKNYVDDLKTSSVYDESNLPSAFLSFSPIVVPIILILLGTVTDTMKLEGKIISFIQFIGTPVIAVGIGLLITIYGLTRSLDKQKVLEEVEIGIKSAGTIILITGAGGAFGMLIRDSGVGDVIAKSLVDTALPPILLPFIIATLIRFIQGSGTVAMITAASITAPIITKLNVNPVLAALAACVGSLFFSYFNDSFFWVINRSIGITEGKEQLRLYSVASTIAWAVGIIILLILNIFIK; via the coding sequence ATGGAACAACAAATTTTAATTGGTTTATTAGTTGGTATTATTTGTTTAATTTTTATGATAGTAAAAACTAAAATTCATACTTTTTTAGCTTTGATAGTTGCAACTATTATAGTTGGAATTGTTGGAGGAATAGAATATCCTCAAATTATTGGTAGTATTACAAAAGGTTTTGGTGGAACCTTAGGAAGTATTGGAATCATAATAGGTTTTGGAGTTATGATGGGACAACTTTTTGAAGTTTCTGGGGCTGCAAAAAAAATGGCTCTATGCTTCTTAAAAATTTTTGGAAAAGGTAAAGAAGAATTAGCAATGGCTATAACAGGTTTTCTAGTTTCTATCCCTATATTTTGTGATTCAGGTTTTGTTATTTTAACTCCATTGATAAAAGCTATTTCTAAGGAAACTAAAAAATCAATTGTATCTTTGGGGCTAGCTCTTGCATCAGGACTGGTAATCACTCACTCTCTTGTTCCACCTACTCCTGGTCCAGTTGGTGTTGCTGGAATCTTTGGTGTCAGTGTTTCAAGTATTATTTTATATGGAATTATAATTTCAATCCCAATGGTTTTAGCTTGCTTAGTATTTGCAAAATATGCAGGAAATAAAATTTGGCAAATACCTACTAGTAATGGAAAATGGACAAGAGATAAAAATTATGTAGATGATTTAAAAACTTCAAGTGTTTATGATGAATCTAACTTACCTTCTGCATTTTTATCTTTTTCTCCAATCGTAGTTCCTATTATTTTAATTTTATTAGGAACTGTTACAGATACAATGAAACTTGAGGGAAAGATTATATCATTTATTCAATTCATAGGAACTCCTGTAATAGCAGTAGGAATTGGCTTGCTTATTACAATTTATGGTTTAACAAGAAGTTTAGATAAACAAAAAGTTTTAGAAGAAGTTGAAATTGGAATAAAATCAGCTGGAACAATTATTTTAATTACTGGTGCTGGTGGAGCTTTTGGAATGTTAATCAGAGATAGTGGTGTAGGAGATGTTATCGCTAAATCATTAGTTGATACAGCATTACCACCTATTTTATTACCTTTTATAATTGCAACTTTAATTCGTTTTATTCAAGGAAGTGGTACTGTTGCTATGATTACAGCAGCTTCTATTACTGCTCCAATCATTACAAAATTAAATGTTAATCCTGTTCTCGCTGCTCTTGCAGCCTGTGTAGGTTCTCTTTTCTTCTCATATTTCAATGATAGTTTCTTCTGGGTTATCAATCGTTCAATAGGAATTACAGAAGGAAAAGAACAATTAAGACTTTATTCTGTTGCAAGTACAATTGCTTGGGCAGTAGGAATTATTATTTTATTAATACTTAATATATTTATTAAATAA
- a CDS encoding MFS transporter, giving the protein MKKLTTKVQVLYALGVSYAIVDQIFAQWILYFYLPSANSGLKPFMAPVLVSIALAVSRFVDMITDPLVGFMSDKYNSKYGRRIPFVAVGTIPLILVTIAFFYPPTSNERASFYYLMIVGSLFFTFYTIVGAPYNALIPEIGRTPEERLNLSTWQSVFRLSYTAVAIILPGILIKMIGGDNVLFGIRGMIIFLCVIVFIGLAVTVFIIRERDYSTGEVSNVSFKDTIGIIIKNKNFILYLFGMMFFFIGFNNLRAIMNYYVEDIMGYGKREITLVSAVLFGSAAICFYPTNKLSKKYGYRKIMLCCLAMLIVTTSMLFFLGKIFPVNFGFVLFGLIGIPLAGAAFIFPPAMLSEISTQISEDSGARIEGISFGIQGFFMKTSFLISIVILPIILVMGNDVSVISAIASRVSKVEKAGIYLASLSSVFFFIISFIFYYKYSDSKKAIIKK; this is encoded by the coding sequence ATGAAAAAATTAACAACAAAAGTTCAAGTGTTATATGCACTTGGAGTAAGTTATGCCATTGTAGATCAGATATTTGCACAATGGATACTATATTTTTATTTGCCATCTGCTAATTCTGGTTTAAAACCATTTATGGCACCAGTTTTGGTTTCAATAGCCCTAGCAGTTTCAAGATTTGTGGATATGATAACAGATCCTTTGGTTGGTTTTATGTCTGATAAATATAATAGTAAATATGGAAGAAGAATACCATTTGTTGCAGTGGGAACAATTCCGTTAATATTAGTAACAATAGCTTTTTTCTATCCACCAACAAGCAATGAAAGAGCAAGCTTTTATTATTTAATGATAGTTGGCTCACTATTCTTTACTTTTTATACAATAGTTGGAGCACCATATAATGCATTGATTCCTGAAATTGGAAGAACTCCAGAGGAAAGATTAAATTTATCAACTTGGCAATCTGTTTTTAGATTATCTTATACAGCAGTAGCAATTATTTTACCTGGAATTTTAATTAAAATGATAGGTGGAGATAATGTACTTTTTGGAATTAGAGGAATGATAATATTTTTATGTGTAATAGTTTTTATAGGACTTGCTGTTACAGTGTTCATAATTAGAGAAAGAGATTATTCAACAGGAGAAGTTTCAAATGTGAGTTTTAAAGATACAATAGGAATTATAATAAAAAATAAGAACTTTATTCTATATCTTTTTGGAATGATGTTTTTCTTTATAGGTTTCAACAATTTAAGAGCTATTATGAACTATTATGTTGAAGATATTATGGGCTATGGAAAACGAGAAATCACATTGGTATCAGCAGTATTATTTGGATCAGCAGCTATATGTTTTTATCCAACAAATAAATTATCTAAAAAATATGGATATAGAAAGATTATGTTATGTTGTTTGGCAATGCTTATAGTTACAACATCTATGTTATTTTTCTTAGGAAAAATATTTCCTGTTAATTTTGGTTTTGTGTTATTTGGACTTATTGGTATACCCCTTGCAGGTGCAGCATTTATCTTCCCACCTGCTATGTTAAGTGAGATAAGTACACAGATTAGTGAAGATTCAGGAGCAAGAATAGAAGGAATTTCATTTGGTATACAAGGTTTCTTTATGAAAACTTCATTTTTAATTTCAATAGTAATTTTACCAATAATTTTAGTAATGGGAAATGATGTTAGTGTAATATCAGCTATAGCAAGTAGAGTTAGTAAGGTTGAAAAAGCTGGAATTTATCTAGCTTCATTGAGTTCAGTGTTTTTCTTTATAATTTCATTTATTTTTTATTATAAATATTCAGATAGCAAGAAAGCTATTATAAAGAAATAA